From one Nitrospira sp. MA-1 genomic stretch:
- a CDS encoding transglycosylase SLT domain-containing protein, which translates to METIKQVGKQISLVLVLLLGLLILWELPHHDRNYLSHQERTAQLGTKLPSYEVKTFLRHIETRLPSYREEFQQAEKKSGISWMLLAAMAYQESQWNHKAVSPTGVRGIMMLTRSTASDLGIKNRLDPSKSIAGGARYLSYLQKRVPDNIRMPDRMFFALAAYNVGMGHINDARLLAKRLGKNSDQWDDLKSILPLLAHKEYYQDLPHRYARGWEPVKYVKRIRAYRNILQQVMKREGKMSQVDI; encoded by the coding sequence ATGGAAACGATCAAACAGGTTGGTAAACAAATCAGTCTGGTCCTGGTCTTATTGCTCGGGCTGTTGATCCTTTGGGAGCTTCCCCACCATGATCGAAATTACCTCTCCCATCAGGAGCGGACCGCCCAATTAGGAACGAAGCTGCCGTCGTATGAGGTAAAGACCTTTTTGCGCCATATTGAGACTAGGCTTCCTTCCTATCGGGAAGAATTTCAGCAGGCTGAGAAAAAATCAGGGATTTCATGGATGTTATTAGCAGCCATGGCCTATCAAGAATCTCAATGGAACCACAAGGCAGTTAGTCCCACAGGGGTGCGGGGAATTATGATGCTTACACGGTCCACTGCCTCGGATCTGGGAATCAAAAATCGGCTTGACCCTTCAAAAAGTATTGCCGGTGGAGCCCGTTATCTATCCTATTTGCAAAAACGGGTTCCTGACAATATTCGAATGCCAGATCGCATGTTTTTTGCCCTTGCCGCTTACAATGTCGGCATGGGACACATTAACGATGCTCGATTGCTTGCTAAGCGCCTAGGTAAAAACTCTGATCAGTGGGATGACCTTAAAAGCATTCTTCCCCTCCTGGCTCATAAAGAATATTACCAGGATCTGCCACATCGTTATGCCCGTGGATGGGAGCCTGTCAAATATGTGAAGCGTATTCGAGCCTATCGGAACATCCTTCAGCAGGTTATGAAGCGTGAAGGGAAAATGTCTCAAGTGGATATTTAA
- the proC gene encoding pyrroline-5-carboxylate reductase, with amino-acid sequence MAQSPKLAFLGAGNMCEALVTGILKANLASPANISVTDISSIRLEHFQKTFQVQVGSHNADEVKSADIIVLCVKPQVMDIVLSEIKDQLSPKHLVISVAAGYPLARIQQHIGENVSLIRAMPNTPAVIQEGVTALAGSSGLPSQHLLLAQSIFESVGRVVTVEESLMDAVTGLSGSGPAYIYLVIEALTDGGVRMGIPRTVATVLAAQTVLGAAKMVLESGEHPALLKDRVTSPGGTTIAGLQQLEIGRIRATLMNAVEAATARSHELGQL; translated from the coding sequence ATGGCACAGTCACCAAAGTTGGCATTTTTAGGAGCAGGTAATATGTGTGAGGCATTGGTGACCGGCATTTTGAAAGCCAACCTTGCGTCTCCTGCCAATATTTCTGTGACCGATATTTCCTCAATCCGATTAGAACATTTCCAAAAGACATTTCAAGTCCAGGTGGGATCTCATAACGCTGATGAAGTGAAGTCAGCCGATATCATTGTTCTCTGTGTGAAGCCTCAGGTTATGGATATCGTGCTTTCGGAGATCAAAGATCAGCTTTCTCCGAAGCATTTAGTGATTTCTGTCGCAGCAGGCTATCCGTTGGCTCGCATACAACAGCATATCGGGGAAAATGTTTCTCTAATTCGTGCGATGCCCAATACCCCGGCAGTCATTCAGGAAGGCGTAACGGCTTTAGCCGGGAGTTCAGGTCTTCCCTCCCAGCATCTTCTGCTGGCTCAATCCATATTTGAATCGGTGGGCAGAGTGGTCACGGTGGAAGAATCCTTAATGGATGCCGTTACGGGTTTGAGCGGAAGCGGTCCCGCGTATATCTATCTGGTGATTGAAGCACTCACCGATGGTGGAGTGCGGATGGGCATCCCACGGACCGTTGCCACGGTGCTTGCGGCACAAACAGTTTTAGGGGCGGCCAAGATGGTACTCGAAAGTGGGGAACATCCTGCTTTACTCAAAGATCGGGTGACTTCACCAGGTGGGACGACAATTGCCGGACTCCAACAATTGGAAATCGGGCGGATACGGGCGACCTTAATGAATGCCGTCGAAGCTGCTACGGCTCGTTCTCATGAGTTGGGCCAATTATGA